The Ooceraea biroi isolate clonal line C1 chromosome 11, Obir_v5.4, whole genome shotgun sequence genome includes a region encoding these proteins:
- the LOC113562958 gene encoding uncharacterized protein LOC113562958 yields the protein MLLYAWHKGGYNIDYEKFDPPTFENVNQVCFQVHDKVRFSDDIANDISDITNTDNVDNGILCSTNYDDSTDSTSSSLSVIEDRSFQDRLATCFVNNNLTHVQINNILSVLRTHTCFSSLPKDVRTLLKTPRTPVVVSKIDSGEYIHFPLEAAIVKTLLRLPLVSVPHDLEIDFNTDGCSLDRHGNIHIWSIQCRLANVKHTRSIIIGIYSGVKKPQDPNLFFEKFVADVNTIITNGGIVYNGHKIAIRLRCFIADAPARAFILNHRGHTSANPCSKCKISGVRCKGRYVFPGINHPLRINEEYINCIDEDHHRDGKSSLSLLPISMITQVPFEYMHLVCLGVMKKLLSAWVCGKYTRLTKLSGRSIMIDTDDDIILRGDCSVATPPPPPPPPPPLVPLLQAFKPFAPPPPCSTPLPPPPSPPSTPVPQPPLPSCSPVLPPLPSSTPVSPPPPLSCPPVPSCSPLHDRNVLTAEGSAALASAKVAEDEDKDEVAKDEDEDEDEDKENRSTLRFP from the exons ATAAAGTTCGTTTTTCAGACGATATTGCAAAcgatatttctgatattacAAATACCGATAATGTCGATAATGGTATATTGTGTAGTACTAATTATGATGACAGTACAGATTCTACTTCCTCATCTCTTTCTGTCATTGAGGATAGATCATTTCAAGATCGTTTAGCCACgtgttttgttaataataatttaacacatgtgcaaattaataatattctatctGTTCTTCGAACACACACATGCTTTTCTTCGTTACCAAAAGATGTCAGAACTCTTTTAAAAACTCCACGAACACCTGTTGTCGTATCCAAAATAGATTCAGGAGAATATATTCATTTCCCTCTTGAGGCAGCAATTGTTAAAACACTATTACGTCTTCCATTAGTATCAGTACCACATGATTTAGAAATAGATTTTAATACAGATGGATGTAGTTTAGATAGGCATGGAAATATTCACATCTGGTCAATCCAATGTAGACTTGCAAATGTAAAACATACAAGGTCTATAATAATTGGAATATATAGTGGTGTTAAGAAGCCACAAGAcccaaatttattttttgaaaaatttgttgcCGATGTCAATACTATCATAACCAATGGTGGCATAGTTTATAATGGCCATAAGATAGCAATACGTTTAAGATGTTTTATAGCTGATGCACCAGCTCGAGCTTTTATTCTTAATCATAGAGGCCATACATCTGCAAATCCATGttcaaaatgcaaaatttctGGTGTACGATGTAAAGGCAGATATGTATTTCCTGGTATTAATCATCCTCTTCgaataaatgaagaatatatCAATTGTATAGATGAGGATCATCATAGAGATGGTAAAAGTTCATTATCATTGTTACCTATAAGTATGATTACACAAGTTCCTTTTGAGTACATGCATTTGGTATGTTTGGGAGTTATGAAGAAACTTTTATCTGCATGGGTATGTGGTAAATATACACGTCTCACAAAGTTATCAGGAAGATCtat AATGATAGACACTGATGATGATATCATATTACGAGGAGATTGCTCGGTGGCaacaccgccgccgccgccaccaccgccaccaccgctgGTTCCGCTGCTGCAGGCTTTCAAGCCGTttgcaccgccgccgccgtgtTCTACGCCActaccaccgccgccgtcacCGCCTTCCACGCCAGTGCCACAGCCGCCGCTACCGTCTTGCTCGCCGGTGCTTCCGCCGCTGCCGTCTTCCACGCCGGTgtcaccgccaccgccgctgtCTTGCCCGCCGGTGCCGTCTTGCTCGCCG CTCCACGATAGAAACGTGCTGACCGCGGAAGGAAGCGCGGCCTTGGCATCGGCCAAGGTCGCGGAGGACGAGGACAAGGACGAGGTCGCgaaggacgaggacgaggacgaggacgaggacaaGGAAAATCGCAGTACATTACGATTCCCATAA
- the LOC105287086 gene encoding uncharacterized protein LOC105287086 codes for MSKLAPFLDKDGLLRVGGRLKNLLLDRDARNPILLPRDSPLSLLIIDDVHHRTLHGGVQVMLAKLRQQYWILGDRAPIASFPCTWNSPRTILRKGSSRHTNFTGRRGICATITSDCGTNFVGADAELRRLFHSASKESAEIANLLAADGTEWKFYSPAAPHFGGKWEAAVKSAKFHLRRVIGDTILTYEEFATLISQIEFVLNSRPLCAITEDPDDLETLTPAHFLIGGPMTLIPEPPLQDVPTSRLSRWQLLRQMIDRFWRRWSTEYLQRLQARNKWQHPERQLTKGSLVLIQDERFPPSKWPLARVIDTHPGTDGLIRVVTMRTTVATYKRPVHKLCPLPINGSNN; via the exons ATGAGCAAACTTGCTCCGTTCCTTGATAAGGACGGACTGCTCCGTGTAGGGGGACGTCTCAAGAACTTGCTGCTGGATCGAGATGCAAGAAATCCGATCCTTCTGCCTCGAGACAGTCCGCTCTCGCTCCTGATCATCGATGACGTGCATCACCGCACTCTTCACGGTGGTGTTCAGGTCATGCTCGCGAAGCTCCGCCAGCAATACTGGATTCTCGGAGACCGAGCTCCAATAGCGTCGTTC CCGTGCACCTGGAACTCGCCACGGACTATACTGCGCAAGGGTTCATCGCGGCATACAAACTTTACTGGACGTCGAGGCATCTGTGCAACTATTACAAGTGACTGCGGAACCAACTTTGTGGGCGCTGATGCAGAGCTTCGTCGCTTGTTCCATTCCGCGTCCAAGGAGAGTGCAGAAATCGCGAATTTATTGGCTGCGGATGGCACGGAATGGAAGTTTTACTCTCCTGCCGCTCCACACTTCGGCGGCAAATGGGAAGCAGCCGTCAAATCGGCAAAATTTCATTTGAGACGGGTTATCGGTGACACGATCCTCACCTACGAGGAATTCGCTACGTTGATCAGTCAGattgaatttgttttaaattccAGGCCTCTCTGTGCTATTACTGAGGATCCGGACGATCTCGAAACGTTGACGCCAGCTCATTTTTTAATCGGAGGTCCTATGACGTTAATTCCGGAGCCGCCGTTGCAGGATGTGCCGACTTCGCGCCTTTCTCGCTGGCAGTTGCTCCGGCAGATGATAGATCGATTCTGGCGCCGATGGTCCACAGAATACCTCCAGCGGTTACAGGCTCGAAACAAGTGGCAACATCCAGAGCGTCAACTTACGAAAGGATCTCTCGTTCTTATACAAGACGAGCGATTCCCACCTTCCAAATGGCCTCTGGCTCGCGTCATCGACACGCATCCCGGTACAGACGGTCTAATTCGCGTTGTTACGATGCGCACTACCGTAGCGACTTATAAACGACCGGTACATAAACTGTGTCCGTTGCCGATCAACGGttcaaacaattaa